Proteins encoded together in one Thermoplasmatales archaeon BRNA1 window:
- a CDS encoding thiamine pyrophosphate-requiring protein: protein MKVKVSDYIAQYLVDYGITDAFTIVGGGAMHLNDSFGKQKGLKCYYNHHEQACAIAAEAYARVTNRLALVCVTTGPGGTNAITGVVGGWLDSIPMLIISGQVRYDTTARSTGLPLRAMGDQEFDICTSVASMTKYCEMVIDPNRIRYCLHKALTIATNGRPGPVWLDIPLNVQGAFIETDDLEDYNPDEYLSTLPLKIEEKTVRIILDKVKNAERPVFYAGNGIRLSGAYDTFLQVIEKLNIPVVTNWDSVDMLPDDHHLYAGRGGSLGTRGGNFAVQNSDLVISIGSRLSLRQTSFNWKRWASHAYVIMEDIDEAELKKPILHVDMPLHVDAKVLLEAMDGLIKDKVFAKQQWIDRCIEWREKYPVVQQKHYDDPKLSNPYCFMKELSRRLPEGAITAAGNGTACAVGSHSYVIKKSQRYITNSAIASMGYDLPAAIGVCVANKCRSVVCLAGDGSIMMNLQELQTVITNNLPIKIFIINNSGYQSIRLTQTNIFDKHFVGIGKDSGDLSFPDYEKLATAFGYPYYRICSNAEMEKLDQILNETGYLICEVFCNTEQAFEPKVATKKLPDGSLYSPPLEDMAPFLDSEELKSNLYYEG from the coding sequence ATGAAGGTCAAAGTATCCGATTACATCGCACAGTATCTGGTGGACTATGGGATAACTGACGCATTCACCATCGTCGGCGGGGGTGCCATGCACCTCAACGACTCCTTCGGCAAGCAGAAGGGTCTGAAATGCTATTACAACCACCACGAGCAGGCCTGCGCCATCGCCGCGGAGGCCTATGCGAGGGTCACCAACAGGCTCGCACTGGTCTGCGTCACCACCGGACCCGGAGGCACCAACGCCATCACCGGTGTGGTCGGAGGGTGGCTCGATTCCATACCTATGCTCATAATCTCCGGACAGGTCCGTTATGATACGACCGCCCGCAGCACCGGTCTCCCCCTCAGGGCCATGGGCGATCAGGAGTTCGACATCTGCACCTCGGTAGCTTCGATGACTAAGTACTGCGAGATGGTCATCGACCCGAACAGGATCCGCTACTGCCTGCACAAGGCGCTCACCATCGCCACCAACGGACGTCCCGGACCCGTGTGGCTTGACATCCCCCTCAATGTCCAGGGAGCTTTCATCGAGACCGATGATCTCGAGGATTACAATCCCGACGAATACCTATCCACTCTCCCTCTGAAAATCGAGGAAAAGACCGTCAGGATAATACTCGACAAGGTGAAGAACGCGGAGAGGCCGGTGTTTTACGCCGGTAACGGAATCCGCCTGTCCGGCGCTTACGACACCTTCCTACAGGTCATCGAGAAGCTCAACATCCCCGTGGTAACCAACTGGGACAGCGTCGACATGCTTCCCGACGACCATCACCTCTATGCAGGCCGCGGAGGCAGTCTCGGAACCCGCGGCGGTAACTTCGCCGTGCAGAACAGCGATCTCGTGATTTCGATCGGCAGCAGACTCAGCCTGAGGCAGACCAGTTTCAACTGGAAGCGCTGGGCCAGCCACGCATACGTGATCATGGAGGACATCGACGAGGCGGAGCTCAAGAAGCCCATCCTCCATGTGGACATGCCCCTGCATGTCGATGCCAAGGTCCTACTGGAGGCCATGGACGGCCTCATCAAGGACAAGGTGTTCGCCAAGCAGCAGTGGATCGACAGATGCATCGAGTGGAGGGAGAAGTACCCTGTCGTGCAGCAGAAGCACTATGACGACCCCAAACTTTCCAACCCTTATTGCTTCATGAAAGAGCTAAGCAGGCGTCTTCCTGAGGGAGCAATCACCGCTGCCGGTAACGGAACCGCCTGTGCGGTGGGAAGCCACTCCTACGTCATCAAGAAGTCCCAGAGATACATCACGAACTCCGCCATCGCAAGCATGGGATACGACCTCCCCGCGGCGATCGGAGTGTGCGTCGCCAACAAATGCCGGAGCGTCGTCTGCCTGGCAGGCGACGGAAGCATCATGATGAACCTCCAGGAACTGCAGACCGTGATCACCAACAATCTGCCCATCAAGATCTTCATCATCAACAACTCGGGATACCAGTCAATCCGCCTGACCCAGACCAACATTTTCGACAAGCATTTTGTCGGCATCGGGAAGGATTCCGGTGACCTCAGCTTCCCCGACTACGAGAAGCTGGCGACAGCCTTCGGATACCCCTACTACAGGATATGCTCCAACGCCGAGATGGAAAAGCTCGACCAGATCCTGAACGAGACGGGCTACCTCATCTGCGAGGTGTTCTGCAACACCGAACAGGCCTTCGAGCCCAAGGTGGCCACCAAGAAACTCCCAGACGGTTCCCTCTATTCCCCTCCCCTCGAGGACATGGCGCCGTTCCTGGATTCGGAAGAGCTCAAATCGAACCTCTACTACGAGGGCTGA
- a CDS encoding Nucleoside-diphosphate-sugar epimerase, producing MRIAITGPTGAIGTALIKEAISAGHEVIAIVRPGSSRMSNVAVTKGVEIIECDISDYASLHGKRQCDAFFHLAWMKTFGAARDDVYSQVDNIRYALNAVDLAESWGAKAFVGAGSQAEYGHSEVSLNGSVPVDPTSGYGIAKYSAGKLCRLFCQQKGLRFNWARILSVYGENDADHTLIMYLIHTLLEGGVPELTKCEQMWDYIYSKDAAYALLCIGEKGVDGKVYCIGSGECRPLKAYVEDLRDAVDPSKEVRFGVKPYYPHQAMYLCADISELTADTGFRPRYGFKKGISELIGIIRQG from the coding sequence ATGAGGATAGCGATCACCGGCCCCACCGGGGCCATCGGCACCGCGCTTATCAAGGAGGCAATCTCCGCAGGACACGAGGTGATAGCGATAGTGCGTCCCGGTTCCTCCCGCATGTCCAACGTCGCTGTCACGAAAGGTGTGGAGATAATCGAATGCGACATCTCGGACTACGCCTCGCTGCATGGGAAGAGGCAGTGCGACGCATTCTTCCACCTGGCCTGGATGAAGACCTTCGGAGCTGCCAGAGACGACGTCTATTCACAGGTCGATAATATCAGATATGCACTGAACGCGGTCGACCTGGCGGAGAGCTGGGGCGCCAAGGCTTTCGTGGGTGCGGGTTCCCAGGCGGAGTACGGCCATTCCGAGGTCAGCCTCAACGGCAGCGTTCCCGTTGATCCCACCAGCGGATACGGTATCGCCAAGTACTCCGCAGGCAAACTGTGCAGGTTGTTCTGTCAGCAGAAGGGCCTCCGCTTCAACTGGGCTAGGATCCTCAGCGTGTACGGGGAGAACGATGCAGACCATACCCTAATCATGTACCTGATCCACACCCTTCTCGAAGGAGGAGTTCCGGAACTTACCAAATGCGAGCAGATGTGGGATTACATCTACTCGAAGGATGCCGCCTACGCATTATTGTGCATCGGGGAGAAGGGAGTGGACGGCAAGGTCTACTGCATCGGAAGCGGCGAATGCAGGCCGCTGAAAGCGTACGTAGAAGACCTCCGCGATGCGGTTGACCCTTCGAAGGAAGTCAGGTTCGGCGTCAAGCCGTACTATCCCCATCAGGCTATGTATCTATGTGCCGACATCTCGGAGCTCACGGCAGATACGGGATTCAGACCCAGGTACGGATTCAAGAAGGGTATCTCGGAACTGATCGGGATCATCCGTCAAGGATGA
- a CDS encoding putative phosphatase encodes MSGPAAVIFDLDGTLIDSSEGIVNSVVETIDIMGLETLSREFIESCIGPPIGDSIGSKMGYSEETIRRFYDVFRPIYKDKHLMECEVFDGIPAMLEELQGRFRLGIATNKRIDYTLTLLDNLGLKQYFGSICGGDQYNRLKKPDILNNCMKELGVDPSGTVMVGDTSSDLNAAVQCDTDFIGVGFGFGFRRPSDIPEKYHFAATVDDLRRIILDG; translated from the coding sequence ATGTCCGGGCCTGCCGCAGTCATCTTCGACCTCGACGGGACTCTCATTGATTCCAGCGAGGGCATAGTTAACTCCGTCGTGGAAACCATCGACATCATGGGTCTGGAGACCCTTTCCAGGGAGTTCATAGAATCCTGCATCGGTCCGCCCATCGGGGATTCCATCGGCTCCAAGATGGGATACTCGGAGGAGACCATCAGGAGATTCTACGATGTGTTCCGTCCGATCTACAAGGACAAGCATCTGATGGAGTGCGAGGTGTTCGATGGAATCCCAGCGATGCTGGAGGAACTACAGGGCAGATTCCGTCTCGGCATAGCCACCAACAAGAGGATCGATTATACCCTTACCTTATTGGACAATCTCGGCCTGAAGCAGTACTTCGGCAGCATCTGCGGGGGCGACCAATACAACAGACTGAAGAAACCCGACATCCTCAACAACTGCATGAAGGAGCTCGGAGTGGACCCGTCTGGCACTGTGATGGTCGGGGACACGAGCAGCGACCTGAACGCCGCCGTTCAATGCGATACGGACTTCATCGGAGTGGGATTCGGATTCGGCTTCCGCAGACCCTCCGACATCCCGGAGAAGTACCACTTCGCCGCCACGGTGGATGACCTGAGAAGGATCATCCTTGACGGATGA
- a CDS encoding Isopropylmalate/homocitrate/citramalate synthase: MGAMGSNIRLLDCTLRDGGYVNDWNFGNSTITGIFDRLNEAHVDIIEIGFLDDRNPEDINRSIQPNTQAIAKTFSNTIKPTSMVVAMIDYGTCDIKNVQPCKDTILDGIRVIFKKENMYKAADFGKQLMDLGYKVFLQLVSITDYEEQDIRDFCEYVNKIGPHAISIVDTYGLMHKPQATNYFILLNKYLNKDIAIGYHSHNNFQLAYTNTVEILDLGIDRDIVLDGSLYGMGKSAGNAPLELIAMNLNQRFGKKYDIDQILTAIDVNIMPIYAKHYWGYNLLFYIAAMNDCHPTYVKYLLDRHTLSVKDVNTILQKIELERKLRYKEEYIESLYERYILNGINDVEYVEALSQTLKDRKVLLIGPGNSIVAREKEIKDYISSENPLAIGVNFVPDNIPVGFVFLSRPSRYDQALPKLKDSDVKVIATTNITSVGKPFEYPVRYDALIENTEWDNALAILLTLLEKIGLKDVALAGFDGFKKNVDDNYISTDFDLSKRYDYLSELNRCMTKKIKACRKTMNIKFLTESLYEAN; the protein is encoded by the coding sequence ATGGGAGCGATGGGTTCCAACATAAGACTGCTGGACTGCACTCTCCGCGATGGCGGGTATGTCAACGATTGGAATTTCGGCAACAGCACCATTACCGGTATCTTCGACAGGCTCAACGAGGCCCACGTCGACATCATCGAGATCGGATTCCTGGACGACCGCAATCCCGAGGACATCAACCGTTCCATCCAGCCCAACACGCAGGCCATAGCCAAAACCTTCTCCAACACAATCAAACCGACTTCTATGGTCGTGGCGATGATCGACTACGGCACCTGCGACATCAAGAATGTCCAGCCCTGTAAGGACACAATCCTCGACGGCATCAGGGTCATCTTCAAGAAGGAGAACATGTACAAGGCCGCCGACTTCGGCAAACAGCTCATGGATCTGGGATACAAGGTATTCCTTCAGTTGGTCTCCATCACTGATTACGAGGAGCAGGACATCAGGGACTTCTGCGAATACGTCAACAAGATCGGCCCCCACGCCATCTCCATCGTGGACACCTACGGCCTCATGCACAAGCCCCAGGCCACCAATTACTTCATCCTTCTCAACAAGTACCTCAACAAGGACATTGCCATCGGCTACCATTCCCATAACAACTTCCAGCTGGCTTACACCAACACCGTCGAGATCCTCGATCTCGGCATCGACAGGGACATCGTTCTCGACGGTTCGCTGTACGGGATGGGGAAGAGCGCCGGCAACGCCCCCCTCGAGCTCATCGCCATGAACCTCAACCAGAGGTTCGGAAAGAAATACGATATCGATCAGATTCTAACCGCCATCGATGTCAACATCATGCCGATCTATGCCAAGCATTACTGGGGTTACAACCTCCTGTTCTACATAGCGGCGATGAACGACTGCCACCCCACTTACGTCAAATACCTCCTCGACAGGCACACCCTCTCCGTCAAGGATGTAAACACCATCCTTCAGAAGATCGAACTCGAGAGGAAACTGAGGTACAAGGAAGAGTACATCGAGTCTCTCTACGAGAGGTACATCCTCAACGGCATAAACGACGTGGAGTATGTGGAGGCGCTGTCCCAGACGCTCAAGGACAGGAAGGTCCTCCTGATCGGCCCCGGCAACTCCATCGTCGCCAGGGAGAAGGAGATCAAGGATTACATCTCCTCGGAGAACCCCCTCGCAATCGGAGTCAACTTCGTCCCCGACAACATCCCCGTGGGATTCGTGTTTCTGAGCAGACCCTCCCGTTACGATCAGGCCCTGCCCAAGCTGAAAGATAGTGATGTCAAGGTTATTGCCACCACCAACATCACCTCGGTCGGCAAACCTTTCGAGTACCCGGTCAGGTATGACGCCCTCATCGAGAATACCGAGTGGGACAACGCCCTGGCCATCCTCCTCACCCTTCTGGAGAAGATCGGCCTGAAGGATGTCGCACTGGCAGGTTTCGACGGTTTCAAGAAGAACGTCGATGACAACTACATCAGCACGGATTTCGACCTCTCCAAGAGATACGATTACCTCTCGGAGCTCAACCGCTGCATGACCAAGAAGATCAAGGCCTGCCGGAAGACGATGAATATCAAATTCCTTACCGAATCCCTCTACGAGGCAAACTGA
- a CDS encoding Glycosyltransferases involved in cell wall biogenesis: MKKISVMVPTYNEEENVEPISKAIIEQLEQFPQYDYELLFIDNCSKDSTREIIRRLCAENPKIKAIFNAKNYGQFSSPYYGILQTTGDCTISMCADFQDPPEMIPKYIAAWEEGYKLVMGQKTSSKESFLVYRARSFYYNYMKKHSNIGFLEHVTGSGLYDRSFIEVMRNLDDPNPFLRGVVAEMGYNIKLIPYEQPQRRAGKSSNNLFSYYDGAMQSLTAYTKVGVRLTISTGLILTFASIFTIVGFGIYKLLNWNTFSLMPYGLDLLIFFAVSLNIFFLGFIGEYILDVKQQVRKRPLVLEAERINFDKD, encoded by the coding sequence ATGAAGAAGATTTCCGTAATGGTCCCGACATACAACGAAGAGGAGAATGTCGAACCAATATCGAAAGCGATCATCGAACAGCTGGAACAGTTCCCGCAGTACGATTACGAGCTGCTGTTCATCGACAACTGCTCCAAAGACAGCACCCGCGAGATAATCCGCAGGCTCTGTGCGGAGAACCCCAAGATCAAGGCGATCTTCAATGCCAAGAACTACGGGCAGTTCAGTTCCCCGTACTACGGTATCCTGCAGACCACCGGGGACTGCACCATCTCCATGTGTGCCGATTTCCAGGATCCCCCGGAGATGATTCCCAAATACATCGCGGCTTGGGAGGAGGGATACAAGCTAGTCATGGGCCAGAAGACCTCCAGCAAGGAGTCGTTCCTCGTGTACAGGGCCCGTTCATTCTACTACAACTACATGAAGAAGCACTCCAACATCGGGTTCCTGGAGCACGTCACCGGTTCGGGACTCTACGACCGCTCGTTCATCGAGGTCATGAGGAACCTGGACGACCCCAACCCTTTCCTCAGGGGAGTCGTGGCGGAGATGGGATACAACATCAAGCTGATCCCCTACGAACAGCCGCAGAGGCGCGCAGGGAAGTCCAGCAACAACCTGTTCTCATACTACGACGGCGCGATGCAGAGCCTCACCGCCTACACCAAAGTAGGAGTCCGTCTGACCATCAGCACTGGACTCATCCTGACCTTCGCCAGTATCTTCACGATAGTGGGGTTCGGAATCTACAAGCTCCTTAACTGGAACACGTTCAGCCTCATGCCCTACGGCCTGGACCTGCTGATATTCTTCGCCGTGTCGCTCAACATCTTCTTCCTGGGATTCATCGGAGAGTACATCCTCGACGTGAAACAGCAGGTGAGGAAAAGACCTCTCGTCCTCGAGGCGGAACGTATCAACTTCGACAAGGATTGA
- a CDS encoding Nucleoside-diphosphate-sugar epimerase, which yields MKTAVVTGANGFIGSNVCNTLAESGVKVFALVNERSDNLRDSDNIVIIKTNSVHVEELSVRIHEDIDCFFHFAWEGAFNSSDPTIQAKNISFTCSMVKVAKELNADRFVFSGTVMEYSFGKVVCSDDSQPGLRNLYYAAKQASNLMARTLCYNLGIKYVEAAIMNGYGPGSNRNSFMNSVLTKMLANEPIKLTKGLQDYDFIYITDLANAIILLGEKGKANCCYYVGSDTPRRIRDYVESMKSIVGSSSELLFGAIEDSPVGLDVTQFDIGRIYSELGFRQTVDLAEGVARTVEWLKLLGS from the coding sequence ATGAAAACTGCTGTAGTGACCGGAGCCAACGGATTCATCGGTTCCAACGTCTGCAACACACTTGCCGAGTCCGGTGTCAAGGTATTCGCTTTAGTCAACGAACGTTCGGACAATCTGAGAGATTCCGATAATATCGTCATCATCAAGACCAATTCGGTACACGTTGAAGAACTGTCTGTCAGGATTCACGAGGACATAGACTGTTTCTTCCATTTCGCCTGGGAAGGGGCTTTCAATTCTAGCGATCCCACCATACAGGCCAAGAATATTTCATTCACCTGTTCAATGGTAAAGGTGGCAAAGGAACTGAATGCCGACAGGTTCGTGTTTTCGGGCACCGTGATGGAGTACAGTTTTGGCAAGGTGGTCTGTTCGGATGATTCCCAACCCGGTTTGAGGAACCTATATTATGCTGCGAAACAGGCCTCCAATCTCATGGCCCGTACCCTTTGTTATAACTTGGGCATCAAGTACGTCGAAGCTGCAATAATGAATGGTTATGGCCCTGGGTCGAATAGGAATAGTTTCATGAACAGTGTTCTGACTAAGATGCTGGCCAATGAACCCATCAAACTCACCAAAGGTCTTCAGGATTACGATTTCATCTACATCACAGATTTGGCCAACGCCATAATCCTTCTCGGTGAGAAAGGTAAGGCCAACTGTTGCTATTATGTCGGTTCCGACACGCCTCGGCGTATACGTGACTATGTCGAATCGATGAAATCCATAGTGGGGTCGTCGTCAGAACTTCTTTTCGGTGCCATCGAAGATTCTCCCGTCGGTTTGGATGTGACCCAATTCGACATCGGGAGGATATATTCGGAACTCGGATTCAGGCAGACCGTTGATTTGGCGGAGGGTGTAGCCCGTACCGTCGAATGGTTGAAGTTACTGGGTTCCTGA
- a CDS encoding UDP-galactopyranose mutase yields MQMGSDVDYVVVGCGFCGSVIARRLAEEQSAKVLILDRRNHIAGNMYDEYDSDGILVQKYGVHVFHTDKDNIFEYLSRFTEWDHYELTCLAEIQQKYVPVPFNYAAIDTFFPDRSEELKTRLKQKYPDDERVPILELINSDDELVREFALFLFENDYKPYTCKQWGRKPEEIEPSILSRVKVALSYDDRYFTNKYQFTPRDGFTEMFKRMLNHPNIELRLETDFKDMISFDGDRVVVDGVNPDAKIVYTGALDDLFDYQYGQLPYRTIGFEFFTEHVDYYLNAPFVAYPMHPTMTRMTEFKSITGQKKAGTTVVLKEFPGEYDHTVKDSEPFYPILSEANQQIYEKYKQLSGKYSNLTICGRLADYKYYDMDNAASRAFEVYKELVKK; encoded by the coding sequence ATGCAAATGGGTTCCGATGTGGATTATGTTGTTGTCGGTTGCGGATTCTGCGGATCGGTGATCGCAAGGAGGCTGGCAGAAGAGCAGAGTGCCAAGGTGCTCATCCTGGATCGCAGGAATCATATCGCCGGGAATATGTATGATGAATATGACTCCGACGGAATACTCGTCCAGAAGTACGGAGTCCATGTGTTCCACACTGATAAGGACAATATCTTCGAGTACCTGTCCAGGTTCACCGAATGGGATCACTACGAATTGACGTGTCTGGCGGAGATCCAGCAAAAGTATGTCCCAGTCCCATTCAATTACGCGGCAATAGACACGTTTTTCCCTGACCGCAGCGAAGAACTGAAGACCCGTCTGAAGCAGAAATACCCCGACGATGAAAGGGTTCCGATTCTGGAGCTCATCAACTCTGATGATGAACTTGTCAGAGAATTCGCTCTGTTCCTCTTCGAGAACGATTACAAGCCGTATACCTGCAAGCAATGGGGCAGAAAACCCGAGGAGATCGAACCCTCCATCCTTTCCAGGGTGAAGGTGGCTCTGTCGTACGATGACAGGTATTTCACCAACAAATACCAGTTTACTCCGCGCGACGGGTTCACGGAGATGTTCAAGAGAATGCTCAATCACCCGAACATCGAATTGCGCCTGGAAACCGATTTCAAAGACATGATTTCTTTTGATGGCGACAGGGTCGTGGTAGATGGAGTGAATCCCGATGCTAAGATTGTCTATACCGGAGCATTGGACGATCTCTTCGACTATCAATACGGGCAGTTGCCGTATCGTACGATAGGCTTCGAGTTCTTTACCGAGCACGTGGACTATTACCTCAATGCGCCTTTTGTCGCATACCCCATGCACCCGACAATGACCCGCATGACTGAGTTCAAATCCATCACCGGACAGAAAAAGGCCGGAACGACGGTGGTTCTTAAGGAGTTCCCTGGCGAGTACGATCATACCGTGAAGGATTCGGAACCGTTCTATCCTATCCTCAGTGAGGCTAATCAGCAGATTTACGAGAAATACAAGCAACTTTCCGGTAAATACTCCAATCTGACCATTTGCGGAAGACTTGCAGACTACAAATACTACGATATGGATAACGCAGCCAGTAGAGCATTCGAAGTCTACAAGGAGTTGGTCAAGAAATGA